A section of the Amblyomma americanum isolate KBUSLIRL-KWMA chromosome 2, ASM5285725v1, whole genome shotgun sequence genome encodes:
- the LOC144118446 gene encoding mite group 2 allergen-like Ixo r 2 isoform X1, whose translation MVLLAAAVLFFGLALGDRADIKYEKCCEPPTAFPAGCLSKDLSLQIGSCNYDSCILDRNTTIQIKFVFTSGKFCQNTTDFFLDATISSWADIMMPFPGLEYNLCHRLLKCPLVENKRYTWTMEIPAPDFVNPGERILRLRSVGDRGTMFCANVNVTLN comes from the exons ATGGTTCTCTTGGCCGCTGCCGTGCTCTTCTTCGGGTTGGCCCTTGGCGATCGCGCAGACATCAAGTACGAAAAGTGCTGTGAACCGCCGACAG CCTTTCCTGCAGGCTGCCTTTCCAAGGACCTGTCGCTCCAAATCGGGTCGTGCAACTACGATTCCTGCATCCTCGACCGTAACACTACCATCCAGATCAAGTTTGTGTTCACTTCAGGCAAGTTCT GCCAAAACACCACCGATTTCTTCCTTGACGCTACGATCAGTTCGTGGGCCGATATTATGATGCCCTTTCCCGGCCTCGAATACAACCTGTGTCATCGCCTTCTTAAGTGTCCCTTGGTCGAGAACAAGAGGTACACCTGGACCATGGAAATCCCCGCTCCGGACTTTGTGAACCCT GGAGAAAGGATCCTCCGGCTCAGAAGTGTTGGCGACAGAGGCACCATGTTTTGTGCCAACGTCAACGTCACCTTGAATTAA
- the LOC144118446 gene encoding mite group 2 allergen-like Ixo r 2 isoform X2 yields MVLLAAAVLFFGLALGDRADIKYEKCCEPPTAFPAGCLSKDLSLQIGSCNYDSCILDRNTTIQIKFVFTSGQNTTDFFLDATISSWADIMMPFPGLEYNLCHRLLKCPLVENKRYTWTMEIPAPDFVNPGERILRLRSVGDRGTMFCANVNVTLN; encoded by the exons ATGGTTCTCTTGGCCGCTGCCGTGCTCTTCTTCGGGTTGGCCCTTGGCGATCGCGCAGACATCAAGTACGAAAAGTGCTGTGAACCGCCGACAG CCTTTCCTGCAGGCTGCCTTTCCAAGGACCTGTCGCTCCAAATCGGGTCGTGCAACTACGATTCCTGCATCCTCGACCGTAACACTACCATCCAGATCAAGTTTGTGTTCACTTCAG GCCAAAACACCACCGATTTCTTCCTTGACGCTACGATCAGTTCGTGGGCCGATATTATGATGCCCTTTCCCGGCCTCGAATACAACCTGTGTCATCGCCTTCTTAAGTGTCCCTTGGTCGAGAACAAGAGGTACACCTGGACCATGGAAATCCCCGCTCCGGACTTTGTGAACCCT GGAGAAAGGATCCTCCGGCTCAGAAGTGTTGGCGACAGAGGCACCATGTTTTGTGCCAACGTCAACGTCACCTTGAATTAA